The genomic segment TTCCATCATATAATATTGGATTTCGAAACTACTTGTTTTCGATTTTATTTTAGACTAacttattataataattaatttataaaaaaaaaacacttgaTTGTTAAAAAAACatccatttttttttacaatacactcaaaaaattaaattttataaataatatattttctatAGTTTCTCTGCTATATATTATTGTGTGTACTATAAAAAAAAGTACAGTCTTgtcattaattaatttatttgtatttatgaaaataaaatacgCCAATAAATCATGTTGTGGGATCATAtgataacaaataaataaattattttattgataAGAAAGGTAAATTTCCAACTACCATAAAGTAGTGCAATatagataaattaattatgaaaaGCGATTAACAAaactttattattaataatattatattattaaaaagcATGCACCATGAAAATAAGTAAATAATTCTTATATAAATAGTGTTATAacttttggcaaaaacttgtccGAGACGATTTCACggttcgtattttgtgagacagatcttttatttggatcatccatgaaaaaatattactttttatgccaagagtattactttttattgtaaatatcgatataattgatccgtctcacagataaagattagtGAGACTAACCTACTCTGTAACTTTTAATATATTATCACAGATATTAGACCTAATGGATAAAGTATCGGAATGTATACCGGAGGAATTTTTACAATGAATTAATTGTCCCCTAAATCGCAGATTGCGAGTAAATGCTTAAGCCGATGTTTTATTTTCCCCCTCTGATGCGAAAATGAAACTGGTGAACAATTTTTACTATGAAACAGTACTTGAAACAATTGAACCAGAGATATGAGAATTGATGGAAGAAATTTCTCCAATTATCACATCAAGTGAAGACTCGCCATTGAGTATAGATGTGTGAGTAACCCCAGGAAGCTTGATCACCTTTAGGACCTGGTTTTTCGAGCTCGTCCACGCCCGTTGCAACGCCAACAAGCTAACCATATTAACCGTTCCATCGCCATCTCCATACTGAATATCGGGGCCCTTGTCAAAGCCATGATCCCCATAAAGCAACGTCTCTGGCGTCCTCACCTCGCTGCCGGTGATGCATGTGACCGGCACCAAGGGGGCGGTTAAGTTCTCAACCAAAGGCAAAACCCGTGTTTTATAAGGTTGGACTCCTTCAGGAAACCCAATATCTCGAAGAAAATGCGGGATATCAAGCACGGTGTATGAAGAGTTTGGCGTGATTACAAGTGGTTTAGTATCGTTAAACACCTTGGGAGAGGGCATGAGCCACAAGTTATTAGCAGAACTTCTCTGCTGTTCCCTTACTACCAGTGGATCAACCAAAGGCACCCCAAATGTATTTCCAGAGGCAAAAGTGACCATTTCATCCACGGTGCCACCCCACGGTGCCGACAGTGCAATGAAGTGTTTGATGTACCTTTGGCGCCAATAATTCGAGTTCCGGTTGAGAAAGTGGAGAACAAAGAGGCCTCCTAAGCTATGTGATACCAGAATTACCGGCTTTCCTCCATTGGAATGGCTACTCGATTCGACGAGGTTCTTAAGGTCTTCCAGGAACTTTGAACCAACTTTTGAGGGATGCCCTTCTGCAGCTAATGCATAACGAAAATCGTAAGGTGCACCAAACAGATTTTTCCCACTCGCATAGCCTGCTTGTTCTAAAAATTTGACGAGGGGCTCCATGTATGATGTAGCGTGCCTGAAAAACAAAGCATTCGAGCAAATACTTCAACAAGAAAGTTGGAAGAGATATCTCCTTCCCATGTGGCAGCCAATTAGTTTGATTCAAAACCATTGTAAAAATAATCCCAAAAATATGTGCCTTTCGACTTTATCCACTCTACTATATTGCACAACCTTAAAATGAATTCAACTACCATAGCCAACAATGGAGCAAGAAACACAGAATCTTAATCGATTTTGCAACAATGCATTAATACAACTCATTGAGTCGTCTACATCAATTAATGTCGCAACATCCGTTCACAAAGTATTCTGCAGTTTTGATGACTTCTATGCATTAGCTACATTGAAAAAGGCTATACAGACGGAAATGGAGGATTTGATGGCTTCTTTTGGAGGATTTGATGGCCTCCTCTGTCAGGATTTGAAATCTAAATAATTCCAACAATAAAACAAAACAAGCCTCCACAATAGTGGTACCAGATAACGTATGGATTTCCACGACCATAATAATTTATCTAGCCACCATTCAAGGATCATTTACCTAACAACTAGAGCCAAGTCCATGGAAACCTGAACTCGAGTCGAAATCATGCTCGCAAAGAGCTTCCAGCCCATTCGATATAATTCTAGTTTGAGCTCAGATATGAAATCAAAAGAAACGTACTAAACATGCAATCCACTCTGACATAGAGAAATGTCGCAACACGTATACATACTTAAGTTACGCAAAAACAGCATACTTGAGGTGAGGATCGAGATAAAGAAGGGATTGCGTGGAGCCAAAATCAGAGACTCTAGTCTCCACACCAGGAGCATTGTGATAATCATCCGCATCCGGGTCATAATATATCATCATTCTTCTATTGTAACACTTAGCGAAAGGTTTCAAAAGAACACTGGGATCGAACCAAATCCTGAACCATCCATCGCAGTCCTTCTTCAGAGGGAAGAATCTGTTGCAAAACAAACCCGAAGGCTTGTACTCTGCGGTCAATCTTGCTTCCAACTGGTTGCCGCCACTGCCGGGTATCAAAATGACTGGATGCAGGTTGTCTTTAGCTGCAAATGCAGATGTGACTGTGGCCATTGATAGATATAAGATAAATTCCAAGCGGAGAAGAAGACAACCCTTCATTATTTACAGAGTGATAACTGTTATGCTCGTTGAGTGGCGATGGAAAATAGAGAGTTCTTGGGTATTCCAAGTTTGTGGCAAAGAAGTATACACGTATAATAATGGGTTCTACATGTTTTCTTTCTTCGATCCATATTGGAGCACGACTTGGATGAATTATTTGGTGGGTAATAGACAGGGACGTTAAAGGAATTTTTTGGTGgagattaatttttttaaaaaaactaattaagcatttagaaaatttaaaatataaatatagtgTTTTTCACATCACCACCCCCTACTGATTACTACGAGAAGAACTTGAGAGGCGGCGGCACCCATCCCTTCCCTGCCCTAGCTCCGTCTTTGGCCCTGGAGCATGGAGTAGCATTGACTTAACCATAAAACTAGTAGTACATGATCAATACATAAATGATGTAATCGACTGAATTATTTTTGTTGATATTAttcatttaattaaataaatcaaaagttaatattatttttctatggcaaaataagatatttgatCAATTTCATATGTAAaagtttaaataaattaaagtttATCTACCATAATATAACTAGGATT from the Primulina tabacum isolate GXHZ01 chromosome 8, ASM2559414v2, whole genome shotgun sequence genome contains:
- the LOC142552861 gene encoding lecithin-cholesterol acyltransferase-like 1, with protein sequence MKGCLLLRLEFILYLSMATVTSAFAAKDNLHPVILIPGSGGNQLEARLTAEYKPSGLFCNRFFPLKKDCDGWFRIWFDPSVLLKPFAKCYNRRMMIYYDPDADDYHNAPGVETRVSDFGSTQSLLYLDPHLKHATSYMEPLVKFLEQAGYASGKNLFGAPYDFRYALAAEGHPSKVGSKFLEDLKNLVESSSHSNGGKPVILVSHSLGGLFVLHFLNRNSNYWRQRYIKHFIALSAPWGGTVDEMVTFASGNTFGVPLVDPLVVREQQRSSANNLWLMPSPKVFNDTKPLVITPNSSYTVLDIPHFLRDIGFPEGVQPYKTRVLPLVENLTAPLVPVTCITGSEVRTPETLLYGDHGFDKGPDIQYGDGDGTVNMVSLLALQRAWTSSKNQVLKVIKLPGVTHTSILNGESSLDVIIGEISSINSHISGSIVSSTVS